From the genome of Pogona vitticeps strain Pit_001003342236 chromosome 10, PviZW2.1, whole genome shotgun sequence, one region includes:
- the CHST8 gene encoding carbohydrate sulfotransferase 8 yields the protein MKLTCMFSFILLFGAAGLVVFIHLQDPEEIVHQQTPGMRYNIGSQQLKKDCASSSNQDGKIRGNPADEFSTMKPRASLRPRQNRPMKPQSPGRKTPVAIKDRQRKNTATNFVRTHKRRRRFVIKKSPILIGVNGSRLNAPILKTEGSEDGNWKNLYETQRERKRIMRETCLKYKSNSKKTITPYHVSRIFVEDKYRILYCEVPKAGCSNWKRVLMVLNGLASSTNVIQHNTVHYGNYLKRLDGFDRKGINYRLSTYTKMLFVREPFEKLVSAFRDKFEHANNYYHPVFGRPIISKYRLNATKEALRTGSGATFQEFIQYLLDVHRPVGMDIHWDHVNRLCSPCLIDYDFIGKFETMEEDANFFLHLINAPHNLTFPRFKDRHSDEERTTTQITQQYFKQLSPSQRQRSYDFYYMDYLMFNYSKPFKDLY from the exons GAATGAGGTACAACATCGGCTCCCAACAACTCAAAAAA GACTGTGCATCGAGCAGCAATCAGGACGGAAAAATTCGAGGAAATCCAGCTGATGAATTCTCTACCATGAAACCGAGGGCTTCCTTACGCCCGAGGCAGAACAGACCGATGAAGCCTCAGAGCCCAGGCAGAAAGACACCAGTTGCCATTAAAGACCGCCAGAGAAAAAACACGGCCACCAATTTTGTGAGGACTCACAAGCGAAGGAGGAGATTTGTCATCAAAAAGAGTCCCATCCTAATTGGGGTTAACGGCTCGCGTCTCAACGCGCCCATTCTGAAAACGGAAGGAAGCGAAGACGGCAACTGGAAAAACCTCTACGAGACCCAAAGGGAGAGGAAGCGAATCATGAGAGAGACTTGTTTGAAGTACAAGAGCAACAGCAAAAAGACCATCACGCCTTACCACGTCTCCAGGATATTCGTAGAGGATAAGTACCGAATTTTGTACTGCGAAGTTCCCAAAGCGGGCTGCTCGAACTGGAAGCGTGTGCTTATGGTGCTGAACGGGCTGGCTTCGTCCACCAACGTCATACAACACAACACCGTGCATTACGGGAACTATCTGAAGAGGTTGGATGGGTTTGACCGCAAAGGGATCAACTACAGGCTTAGCACTTACACCAAGATGCTCTTCGTCCGGGAACCTTTCGAGAAACTTGTCTCGGCTTTTCGAGACAAGTTTGAGCATGCCAACAATTACTACCACCCTGTTTTTGGCAGGCCCATCATCTCAAAGTACCGCCTGAATGCCACCAAGGAGGCCCTGAGGACCGGTTCAGGGGCGACCTTCCAAGAGTTCATCCAATATCTTCTGGATGTCCACCGGCCTGTAGGGATGGACATCCACTGGGACCACGTCAATAGGCTTTGTAGCCCGTGCTTAATAGACTATGATTTTATAGGTAAATTCGAAACCATGGAAGAAGACGCCAACTTTTTCCTGCACTTAATAAACGCTCCACACAATTTGACTTTCCCTCGATTCAAAGACAGGCATTCCGACGAAGAGCGAACCACGACTCAGATTACTCAGCAATATTTTAAACAGCTTTCTCCTTCCCAAAGGCAACGCAGCTACGATTTTTATTACATGGATTATCTGATGTTTAATTACTCAAAGCCTTTCAAAGATCTATATTAA